The stretch of DNA TTAGAAGAGCATTAGAGATTCCCATATAAGTAAATAATCACCCCTGTTCTTTTGCCAAACGCAGCAGCTTTTCAAAAGCTATTGACAAGCTGCCACAATGATTTTATTGTGTGTATTGTAAAATCTCTGTTGGAGTCACTCTACTATTTTCAAGCCCAGTGTATGCAAGTATACGAACAGCACACAAAGTATAAAATACTGCTAGCAACTTCACCAGGCCCAAACTTTACAAATGATAAATCCCAAAAAGTCAAAAGTAAATGCTGAAACAGTAGTGAATTTGAGGGCTACCACTGCCAGGCTTAGGTAAATTTCACAACAGAGTGCCAGCCACCAGCAGGCGGGCCTTCTATACACTATGCGCCTAATGGCACACCCAAAATATCCCACACCTCTGTAGTTTTAGCAGTCAAGCTGACAATGAGCAACAGCACTTCACAATGTAGATGAAGAGTCAAAAGCAGCACCATTTCTGAACTATCATTAGACTTTCTGCCCAGACTTGGCTTATGCCTCCAGGCACACAATTGTGGCAGCACCAAAAATCCCGGAGGAGAAAAGGTCAGTGGACTCACGATTCTGGACACAGGGTGATATGGCCACCAGGGACACAAAGAGGCACAGGCCACCATTCACTCCGATCAGGACCTTGTTGTACATGCAGCCCTCTGAGCGCGTGTAGAAAAGAGCCATGAGGACCAGTGCTGCCACAGCAATGGAGTACAGGATGAGAGTCACCAAGGCAAGCAAACCATTCCACATCTGCTTGTGGTTTGCACCTGCAGTCctggggggagagagagagagacaagcATCTTATCTTTGTCTTCCCATGCCCAGAACATATGATTACAACAGCTGAAGAGCTCATATCCTCAAACACAAAAGACAGTGTTTACTTTCCCAAAGCATGCATCACTACACCAGCACAGACTGCTGCAAGGTTCCTACCCATGAAACAGAGGGAAACATACCTTAGCATCAGTGTTTATCTTCTGTACTATCACAATCAGGTCCTTCTGTAATTATAGTGCAGTGTTGACTCCCAAAACTCCCAGGAGTTCTCTGGGATCAACCCATCAGTGTATCTCAGCTCAATACTTCAggagtgtcctggggtgactttattATACTGGTATCTCCATTCGCCTGGTTtctgttacatattaagttctgcacctttaagactggctctgagagtgaaggggggaagaagaagccacagtttgtgttgaggaaaaacatcactcccccacatcctgctcctggactgtggtgtctgcagcacggacagacagcaggacagagcttctcttaTACAATTAGTTAGTTTCAGCTAGCTGAGGAGTTCACCggacatttttccttttttcttggatctgttcagacctgctctggactgaacacccagccaaaccccgggagctcacacctgtggctcacaggggcctgggcctcggcactttccagcgccggagggactgataagagactgagtgagctgagctacaccaaatgaaaaggacttttcttccttgaTTTGCCATTTCATCAAACaacaagaggttttattgtttaatattattcaatttctgttaaataaacaggttttttccacttctctccaaggaaattttttttccccaaagcagTTGAAGGGAGGGGccatttgaatttttcttttctggggGAACCCTatttggaggttctctcccaaatttgccctgaACTAGGACAAGGGGTTTCCTCAGCAGGAACTCCAAGTGTCCCAGGCTGGGTTAGTGGTGCTCTCCACACAATGAAACCAGAGGTTTATTGCTTGGCACTCTTCTGCTCCTTGTACTACCTTGATATTTTTACTACTCTTCACTCAAAAAGCCTCCTTTTCATCTGGGTTTAAACACCTGTCTCCCTCAGCTAGAGTGGTCcatcttgttttccttccttcacttTCCAAACATCTCTTACAAAGCCCACCAGGGTTTAAAAGGAGCAACTAAAGCAGTTGTTTTGAAGCAATGGTCTGTTTTGTAGGTGGAAAGTCTTTTCagtgaatttcttttttctgttgttttgtggAAATGGGACTTATTTTAACAAAGTATCTAATGTAAAGAGAACTAAAGTTATATGCTGGTGCTGGAAGTCTTTCATCCACAAAAAATGTTACATTAATTAGCACTAAAAATATCTGTGGTATAAGGAGTTCTCACCTCTTCCTCCTTGAAACAGGAATTTAACAAGGCCGAAGGTTTGCTAAAACTCTTTCTTAGCAGGTGGTATTTTAATTAGAACAAGAGAGAACTGCAAGAGTTTGTAAAGGAGGAAATGTGAGGCAGCAAGGGTGGAGGTGGAGGCAGGAGAATACACGTGGGAGGAcaacttaaatattttaatttgatgaGAGGCAAGGGACTAGGACAGtaatagaaaatatttgaatactTGAACAAAAAATTAAGTCAATGCCCAAATAGTGTATATCCAGGTTGATAATGGAATCTTGCATATTTAGATGACAAGAAAGAAGTTGAACACAAGTTAGCAGTCCttaatttgagaaaaagaatTGATATGCATTAAGCTGACATAGAAAAAGCAGGATTTATCAGTTCACAACACTGCACACAGCTTAACTGTTACATTTTGCAAATCCAGTTTTGTTCTCTTGCACTACTCTACTTAGCAGATAcattttcatataaaataaCTTAAAGTAAGAAATTTTTGCACCCCAAGACACTACTACTTAATGTAAGTCAAGAAGTTCAGGTTAAGAATAAATCAGCAGAGTAGGAGTGAGCAATGAGGAAACATttctgctggggaaggagaaagCAGATGAAGCAAATATGAACAGCTCTGAATACTGACATTCAAGTGGCTTCTTCCAAAAATTACATCCGAGATACTTTTATATTCTTTGTTATGAGGAAAGTATTGGTCATGAGTCCACCAGAATTTTAAGCAAATAACTACTTGCCCAACACATACCAATTTTTATTCCACTTGTGGGCGAACTCAACCAGCAGGATGAGCTGAATGGCAATGAAAAGGAACCCTCCTGTTGCTCCTACATAGCGCCAGGCTGCAaggcagagaggcagaaaaTAGGTCAAACGCCTTTCCCTGGAGATAAAATGGATTTATTGTCTATTCAGTGAAGCTGTTAATGTGGTTTGAATAACTCAAGCTCACAAATGTAGCAGGAGATGAGAGATTTCAGATGAAAGGCCAACTCAGTTAACTCAAGATTAGCACCCTGATGAATTCAGCCTGCAACCTGCTACACTTTCCATACAATCTTGTTAGGACTGCTTCTGAGTTCCTCTAACCTAGAAAATTTTTGTGGAGACTATGACTTACTATATTCagacagaaaatactgaaacCTCTATTTGTGACTGGCAGGAGGGAGGTGGTGTAAATGCGTTCCACAGGAATCTAAACCCTGAAATTGCAAGGTACTGGAACCCAATCATTACTAAAAAGGGCAATTTCTTCTCCAGATTCCAGCaccacagaaaaacaaaggtgGGGTTTATCAATTTACAAGTGCTGTTCTGAGCCACTCCCAAGGAACACTTAGTATTCACTGACTGGTTTTAAGACAGGTTATTTGACTGTTGACCTACATAAATGGAATTTTGGTAGTTGCTTGGATGTTTTGGACAACAGATTTCTTACATGCAACATCAGAAGCATCTGAGGAAATACAGATacctattttaatttttagctGTACATACAGcttttgtgctgctctgcagtaCACAGCCTACAAATCACTCCAGGTGTGCAGCTTATTTCAGTGAAGCAAAGACCAAGGAAGTGCATCAGCCAAATTCAGCCATATTCTTCCACTGTGCCTTCCTTttgaaaaaagcatttgtaaatTAATCAGAAGAACATAACAGTCAGGGCTCACCTCCATTAGCAGTTGATGtagagattattttattttttttcttcctctatcatAAGTTCACTATTTAAAAGCGAGCAAAATTATCATTATCTGGTTTGCTAAATGTATTGTATACACCTCTGTtcttcaaaaatacaaaacaaaaaaatagatgaagtttttccacagaaaagtAGATAAAAATAGGCAGGATACAAAGTGGCATGTGCACTTGGGACAGGGAGAGTTGGAAGTCAGACCACCAACGGAATGAATAATGAAACAGACAGACTCCCATGGTCTCCCTCTGCCACGGTATACTGCAGGACATTTATGGATCAATCACAGATAAGGTCAGCATAGCCAGTGTGGGTTTTACGCTACAACCCACAGACACCAACTGCTTGCCCATTATCTTCCTCCTCCATGATTAACAAACTACTTGGGAAACATGGcaagagattttctttttcaaggaaaaaaaaagaaaaaaaaaaggaaaaggaaaaaaaaaggaaaaaaaaaacaacagttgggagaaaaaaaacccaaaaccaaccaaccaactaacCGACAGCCTAAGTTTCTTGAAAGGAGGGGAGAACACCCCACAAACACACTATACCCAAACCATCTGCAAATCTCAAATTCAGGGGTAGACTAGAGGTCAGCTTAACAATAGTTGCAGAACACAGCTTTGGAGTGAAAAGTCATGAGCTAGTTTGGGGAAGAAAGCTTGTTACGCTCATCTCCAGACTACATTAGACTGCTGTTGagaatcagaacaaaaaactctgtttcttcttttctgcaaaCACATGAGTTCCTAAAGATGTTTCACCAGGAAAAGGGTCACTTGCAAAGATGACAGGCCCACTCACGAGTACAAGGCATTGTACTGCTACATCTAACCCAAACTAAATGGGTCCCAAGGATAAACACATACAGCAATCCCACAACCTCACAGAGATGGCAGATGGGACTCAAACTGAGCAGGACCAAACAGACAGTAAGAGCAAGAAGCTGAATTATACCTGTCAGTGGTTAATTTGTAGTGGTTTTTACTTTAGTTTCCCAGAGTACTGTGCTCATAGTCTGTCCACTCTATTCTCTCCCCCATGCTaccccttcctcctgccctttTAAACATCCTGGCTAAAGCAGAAGAGTGTTGAAAACAAGGTAACCAAGCAAGTCCTGGTGGAAGCAGGCAGCATACACAACTGCTCCTTTGCTTTACTGATCCCATCCCTCTTCACCTGTCCAGACCCAACAGCTTACGGGCTTACATCCTGTAAAATGAACTTATTGCAATGGTAAGAGAACAAACTTGGTATCACCAGGATTTTTCCTCCTAGCCCGCAAGACTCTTGTGATACACTTCCCTCCCATCTGGCACTTCAGTACTGGGCTAGTAGCAGCgtgcctgtgctgtgccagtATTCTTTCCAAAACTGGAAATGCTTCTGACGTGGCATCCTCAGCAGAGCACACATACCAGGGCCCAAGAACTCTAATTTTACCTTACTGCATGTATGCCCCCAACCTGCAAATTAACAACATCACCAATTCTTTTGGGGCACTGCAAGTTTCCAGGCAGCAAACACCAGTGCCCAGCAGGTTACTGTGCCTCCTGGAGCACTGACACTCCACTGTGCTGCACGATGCTACAGCTACCTGCACAAGTCAAACTAATACTCAGCTCTGTCATCTTCAGTGAACAATTCCTTCTGCACCATTGTAATTCCATATTTCCAATATAATTGTAATTCCAATTCTTAAAGAATTGGCAAGAATTCTTAAAGAATTGCTGCAGTGGTATTGTTACCTACCACTTTGGCCTGCTCTTGGTCAGAAAAAAACATGCTGTTTCCTGCACATTCACATGAAAACCATGTAGTTTGCACACAAAGCATTCCCTCCAAGCAGCTCCAAATACTATTTTTGCATCTGGTCTGTAAAGGCTTTACTTGAAGAAACAAGGCAATATCCATGGTGATCAGACCTCCTGCATTTCTAACCACTCATGAGATGGTAGAGAATGAAGCAGCATAACAAAACAAGAGGACATACCATTGAGAAAAGTGTCCTGATCAGGAATGAAGAAGGCTCCTGAGCACATTGCTGCCAGAACTATAAGTTTAATAAGCCAGAATCTgtatgagaggaaaaaaacaacaaaaaaaaaaccatctggTTGTAATAGGAATTTTGAGATTTTCAACTTTAATACCACAATAAATCTCTATTTAAAGcatagcaagaaaaaaaaccacatccTTTGATGACTGATTACCACTTTACTTAGTTTTCACTTGGCCACATTATTACTGACAGTAAGAGCGAGGTAAAGTTTCTTggtttttcagggtttttttctgcctagTACTACACCCACATGGAAAGTTCACGTCACAAACTTGTAAAGAGATGTGAAAATTAGgcaatcaaacaaaaaactcaCCCATTATGAATGTATGCTCGGCAGCTTTTGCTGTTGTTAATTTTGATGGTAAacaagaagaataaaaagaagaaacaggcCATCCCAAAACAGACTTTGTACACTGCAGAGTACCCCACCAACTTCTCACACATCTCACCCGCCTGAATACCCTTGCACATCTGCGTGTAGAAGGGAATCTGAAAAGCAGAACACATTATATATAAGCTGTTAGAAAGGACACGAAGCACACAAAACCAAGCATGTCTAAGTCTGTGGACCACTGACTTTTCACTGGCTTCATTTAATACCTTTGACCCTTTGACTTTTGACACCCCTTCACCTGGATTTCAGGGTTCAGCGGATATAACAAATCAAAAACAAAAGGGACTTCCAGAACCTTCATTCAACCCTCTACAGATCCCTTGGGGTACAAATCCAGCTTATTTCAGCACTCCTAGTTCATGCCATTCCTGCCCATTACTGCTTTACTGCTTATTCCCTCATCCTGGGGaaccttctcctttctccccttCCCATGCTGTACAGCAAAAGACTCTGATTGCTTCAGTAATTCAGCTTAAATGAGACATACCAGGGGCTTGTGCTGCCCTGGCTGGAAATGCAGACACCCAACTGTCACAGGGGCAGCAGCCACCCTCCTCCCCATCACAGCTTCTGAAAGGCAGTTGTGCCAGTTgacctgattttattttaaattaacagaGAGGTGGAATAACCCTGCCTTTCTTGACTCATTAAATATTTGCCTTTGAGGCCTTTCCCcacaaaggggaaaagaaacagcTCCACATTTTGGATTCACCACATGAACATGATACTGGGTGTTCAAAAAAACAGGTCTATGTGGCCAGGACCCGCTGCTGTGAGGCGCCTCTGTGTAGACATCCACCCCTCACAGCCAGAGAAACATTTAGCTGCGCAGAAACACAGGAATTAGAAAACCACTGtccatttcaaaggaaaaaagggcCTCTGTATGCTTACAGCCTTCAGCTGAGGCTGGCAAGACCAGTTGAACAACATTATTAAACC from Poecile atricapillus isolate bPoeAtr1 chromosome Z, bPoeAtr1.hap1, whole genome shotgun sequence encodes:
- the SERINC5 gene encoding serine incorporator 5 isoform X2; translated protein: MGRRVAAAPVTVGCLHFQPGQHKPLIPFYTQMCKGIQAGEMCEKLVGYSAVYKVCFGMACFFFLFFLFTIKINNSKSCRAYIHNGFWLIKLIVLAAMCSGAFFIPDQDTFLNAWRYVGATGGFLFIAIQLILLVEFAHKWNKNWTAGANHKQMWNGLLALVTLILYSIAVAALVLMALFYTRSEGCMYNKVLIGVNGGLCLFVSLVAISPCVQNRQPHSGLLQSGVISCYVMYLTFSALSSKPPETILDENNRNITICVPEFSQGLHRDENLVTGLGTTILFGCILYSCLTSTTRASSEALRGIYATAETEVARCCFCCVPDGDADAEDHVEKRGGQTVVYDEKKGTVYSYAYFHFVFFLASLYVMMTVTHWFHYESAQIEKFFTGTWSIFWIKMVSCWVCVCLYLGTLIAPLCCPNREFSV